AGATGTGTATAAGAGACAGCTGTTCCTCTGCTCCTCCGCTCCTCCGCTCCTCTGCTCCTCTGCTCCCATGCCCAATGCCCAATCCCTGCTATATCTTTAAAACTTCTACTTCTTCTCCTTGACTAATTGAGGTTTTTCCTACAGGTAACATAGCTAAACCCGTAGTTTGAGCCAGATTGATTAAGTTACCAGAATTCTGACTACCACCAGCTAGGCTAAATTCGTAATTACCTGCAACTAAATCTAGTTTTCCCCAGAGGTATGTTTCGCGCTTACCATCTGAACGTAAATTGTGTTGCGATCGCGCTTTGATAAATTCTGGTTTCCAGTTATCTTTGATACCAGATAGTTTCTTTAAGGCTGGTGCTACAAAGCGCCAACAGCTAACTAGGGCGGATACTGGATTTCCAGGTAATCCAAAATAGATAGGTTGGTGTGGTAGTTGGGGAAAAGTAGCTACGGTGAGGGGTTTTCCTGGTTTAACCGCTACAGATCTGATGTGAATCTCTGCTCCCAAGGCTTCTAAGACTTTTTCTACATAGTCGTGTTCGCCAACCGAAACCCCACCACTAGAAAGGACAATATCTGCCTTGGCTATAGCCTGAGCTACCATGTTTTTTGTGGCTTTCTCTTCATCTTTGACAATCCCTAAATACGTGGGTATCGCTCCAGCTTGCGCTGCAAATACCATCAACGCATAATGATTAGAATCAACAATTTGTCCTGGTTGTAAAGATTGTCCGATGGAGACTAATTCATCGCCTGTGGAAAAAACAACTACTCGCGGACGACGAAACACAGTTAATTGTTGACACTGCGCTGCCGCTAAAATGGCTATTTCTGGAGCTTTAATTAATGTTCCTGATTCTAGTAATGTGTTTCCGGCTTGATAAAAGCTAGCCCGATGTCTGACAAATTCTCCCAAAACTGACGGAGAATTTAAAATAGCTACTCGATCTTCATCTTGCAGTTGGGCTTGTTCTTGCATCACAATCGTATCAGCACCTAAAGGTAAGCAAGCCCCAGTAAAAATTCGGGCGGCTTCTCCAGGGTGTATCACCAGTTGTGGCTGAGAACCGGCTGCAATTGTCTCTACAACTTTGAGGATGGCTGGTTGCTCTGGAGTACAAGTTTCCACATCGGTAAACCTGACAGCATATCCATCCATTGCGGAGTTATCCCAATGAGGAAAATCTAGCTGACTGGCTAAAGGCTGAGCCAGAATTCGCCCAGCCGACAATGATATATCAACTATTTCAGTATCGATGGACGATACTAAATTCATAATTAGGTTTTCTGCTAGTTGAGCTAATAGCACAGAGTTTCGGTAATTTTGGTGTTGTTAAGTAAGCTAAGACGCATCTAAATTGGTTAATCCCGATCTCCACGTCCCCCTATCCCTGCGTCAAACAAAACCATTAAATGTCAAAAGGGTGTTGCTGAATCAAGATATGAACTAGTGCATCAAGTCAGAAGTCAGAATAGTGAGAGATCGGGGCGAAAGAAAACCCAATCAACAATCAACAATCAACAATCAACAATCAACAATCAACAATTCATACTTCAAATCAGCAATGCCCTCAAAAGTATACCCTTGTGAGGTTCCCTATCCCCACTCCCCAATCCTCAACCTATGACTATCGACGAAGCACTAAACATTATTGATAGCGCTCTACAGCCAAAACATCTAAACGACACTCAAGAGTTGGTATTTCGCCAAAGTTGGGTAGGTAAAAGTTATGCCGAGATGGCAGTGACTTGTGGTTACAACGAAGATTATCTCAAAGATATTGGCTCAAAGTTGTGGAAGTTACTCTCTCAAGCATTGCAGCAAGAAGTTAGAAAAAGCAATTTGCAAGTTGTGCTACGGCGTTGGCTTCAAAGTCAAAATGAGGCGATCGCTACAGCTATCAGCATAGAATCAACTGATGCACCTGTCGAGATCGCTTTGCCAACTCCTCTCCAAGATTGTCAGGTAGATTGGGGTGAGGCGATGGAAGTTTATACATTTTTCGGTCGCACTAGGGAATTAGAGCAATTAGAAGAATGGATAATTAACCAACATTGCCGTTTGATCGCTGTTTTGGGGATGGGTGGGATCGGAAAAAGCGCCCTAGTCATCAAGTTAGCCGAACAGTTGAGCGCTAGCCAAGAGTTTAAGTTTGTAATTTGGCGATCGCTCAGGAATGCACCCCGAATTGAGGCACTGCTAGCCGATCTAATTCAAGTCTTATCTGGGCAAACTGAAACAGAAGTCAGCTTACCCAAAGATTTGGGGGGAAGATTGACAAGATTGCTGCATTATTTGAGACAATCTCGCTGTTTGTTGATTCTGGATAACGGGGAAACGATTTTGCAAGCAGGAACGCGAGTCGGTCACTATCGGGAAGGTTATGAAGGTTACGGGGAATTGTGGCGACAGGTGGGGGAATTACGCCATCAAAGTTGCCTTTTGCTCACTAGTAGGGAAAAACCCCAAGAAATTGCCCTATTAGAAGGAGATACCCTACCCGTTAAATCCTGGCTGCTATCTGGCTTAAATCTAGTAGATGGACAAGCGCTGATTCAAGAAACAGGTGCGATCGCTCAATCTCCATCTGATTGGGAAATTGTAGTCCAGCATTTCGCGGGAAATCCCTTGGCGCTGAAAATAGTCGCCGCAGCCATTGAAGATTTGTTTGGAGGCAGTTTATCGGAATTTATCGCCTATACTCAACAGCACCAAAGTAGCTTAATTTTTGATGACATTCGCCACCTGTTAGACAGACAATTCAATCGTCTTTCTGACTTAGAACAAGAGGTAATGTATTGGCTAGCAATTAACCGAGAATTTGTCTCCCTTTACGAACTAAAAACCGATTTAGTCTCATCTACCGCCCAAAGACACCTCTCTGAAACTTTGTCTTTTTTGGCGCGGCGTTCTCTACTGGAAACTCAAATGATGAGTTTTACCCAACAGCCAGTGGTGATGGAATATGTCACCGAAAAACTGATTGAATCCATAACTCAAGAAATTATCACTGGTGAGATTGATTTACTGATGAGTCATGCTCTGATCAAAGCAAATGCCAAAGATTACCTGCGAGATAGTCAAATTCGAGTGATTATTGAGCCAATTTTAGCTAGCTTAGATAGCAGCCATCCGAATCAGGTAGAAACCCTTTTAAATCGGCTAATAAAAGGCTTACATGAGCAATATTCTCATATCCCTGGATATGGGACGGGAAATGTCATCAATCTGTTGCGCCATCTGGGTCAGGATTTTACTGGCTACGATTTCTCTAATTTGGCGATCTGGCAAGCCAATTTGCAAAATTTGCGGTTACACCATGTCAACTTGGAAAATGCCGATTTAAGTAAATCTGTATTTTCGGAAACCTTGGGCGGAATTTTTAAAATCGCTTTTAGTCATGATGGGAAGCTACTAGCTTTGGGCGATTCTGATGGTGAAATTCGCCTGTGGCGGGTCAGAGATCGCCAATTGGTAGCTAGTTGGCGCGGTCATGAAGGGGTGATGTCGGGAATGGCGTTTAGTCCCGATGACCAGATGTTGGTCACTGCATCCCGTAATACGATCAAGCTGTGGGTAATTGGAGATGAAGCGAGTGCCCCTCGCCAGCCTTTAGGTCAATCTCTGAGAACTTGGTCAGAGCATTCTGGGTGGATTCGCTACGTTGATTTTAGTCCCGATGGTCATCTAATTGCCAGTGCTGGAAATGAAGATCGAACTCTGCGGATCTGGGAGGTAGAAACTGGGGAATGTCGTCATATATTGGTCAATCCTGGGGGTTCTGTCTTAACTTGTACTTTCCACCCCACAGAGGCGATCGTGGCTACAGGTAACGGAGATTGTACTACCAAGCTTTGGGATGCTGGGACGGGAGAATGTTTGCAGACCTTGGTCGGACAGTCAAATCAAATTTGGTCGATCGCTTTTAGTCCTGATGGTAAGATCCTGGCGACTGGGGATGCTGGTGGCACGATTAAATTATGGCGGGTAGAGACAGGAGAATGCTATGCCACCGCGACAGGTCATATAGGCATCATCTACAACCTTGATATTAGTCCTAATGGTGAAACTATCGCTAGTGCTGGTTCTGATTCTACCGCCAGGGTGTGGAGTTTGGATACTGGGCAGTGTTTGCGGGCTTTGTTGGGTCATACTAATAGCGTATTTACCCTGGGTTTCAACCCCCTGAACCAAACCCTAGTCACAGGTAGCTTCGATCGCACCGTCAAGTTTTGGGATTACCAAACTGGTCAATGTCTGAATACCTGGCGAGGATATAGCAATGGAGTCTGTGCGATCGCGATTCTCCCCAATTCCACCTTGGCTAGCGGTTATCACGATGGTCTGATTCGGTTGTGGAATCTAAAAACTGGCACCTGTATCCAAACTTTAGCTGGTCATGAAGATTTTGTCTGGACGGTAGCGGCTAGTCCTGATGGTCAATTCCTGGCAACTAGCGGCGAAGATCGACTAATCAAAATTTGGGATCTAGCTACAGGAGAATGCTGTAAAGTTTTGCGGGGTCATCTGAGTACAGTCACGGCTTTGGCTTTTAGTTCCCAATTTGTTGCTGCGGTTGCAAGACAGGAAGCTGAAGGAATCTTAGTTAGTGCCAGCTACGATGGCACCGTAAAGGTTTGGGATTTAGCCACTGGTAGCTGTTTACGCACTTTACAAGGACACCTAAGTTGGATTTGGGATGTTGCCTTTCATCCCGATGGGCAAATTTTCGCCAGCGCGAGTTTCGATCATACAATCCTTCTATGGAACCACCAGCAAGATGAATCTTTGCAAGTGCTGACAGACCATACCCATTGGGTTTGGAGTGTTGCTTTTAGTCCTGATGGTCACAATTTGGCTACAGGTAGCGGCGATCACACGATTAAAATTTGGGAAGTAGCCACTGGAGAGTGTCTGCAAAGCTTACCAGGACATACCAGTTGGGTATTAACTGTTGCTTTTAGTCCCGATCATCGATACCTGGCTAGTGGTAGTGCTGATAATACTGTGAAAATTTGGGATTTAGCGACCGGAAATTGTCTTCATACCTTAGAAGGACACGTTAATTGGGTCTGGTCAGTTGTGTTTGATGAAGACAGTGAAACCGTTATCAGTGGCTGTCAAGATGAAACTATTCAGGTTTGGGATGTCAAAACTGGGGAACGTCTGAGAGTTTTAAAAGGCGATCGCCTCTACGAACAAATGAATATTACAGGAGTCACAGGATTAAATCAATCTCAGCACCACGCTTTACAAGTTTTAGGGGCTATTTCACCTTATAAATAAGTTAAAATGCAGTTCTTCCTCATCAATCGGTTGAGTTACAGCAGTTTTAACTTCTGACTTCTGTACAGACGTAGCACTGCTACGTCTGTACGACTGACTTCTGACTTTTGCTATAACTTCTCATCGGGGCGATCGCTCCAAAGATGTCAACTAGCTGTTAGTCTAGTTAACTTAGATATAGATTACTCAGAGTCATAAATTCTATGAACGCCTTATGGCTGAGATTTTTTAAATCTGCTTATCGCCGAGAACCAATTTCTGGATTCATCGCTATTGTTGGTCTGGTAGATTTGGCAATTGGGGGAATTGACCAAAATCTATCATTATCCGTCTTTGGAGTTTCAGTTTTCGGAATTGCTCTGGCGCTACGTTGGTGGCAAATTCAAAATGTACCAGAACAGTCACAATCAGAACGCCCCCAATATATTTTGCCCGATCGCTCTTCTCAATCACCCTTACCTATGCTCAAACCAAGTCAACGCCCTTCAAGGAACGATCGATCTTAGAGTAACTAACTGATTGTCTTGTTGAATTTTGTAGCTAGCAAAGGCGCAAAGGCTCAAAGGAGAAGTAACCTAGTTTAGAGAGAAATTCGAGCGGTAGTCATGGCTTATTATTGGTTTAAAGCTTTTCATATCATTGGTGTAGTGGTTTGGTTTGCAGGGTTGTTTTATCTGGTACGTTTGTTTATTTATCATGTTGAGGCGAACGAACAACCAGAACCCGCCCGCAGCATTTTAAAAAATCAGTACGAAATCATGGAAAAACGGCTGCTGAATATCATTACTACTCCTGGAATGATAGTTACAGTAGTGATGGCGGTTGGTTTATTGGTAACTAATCAAGAGTTACTCCATGAAGGTTGGTTACACACTAAACTACTCTTTGTGGCGGTTTTACTTTTTTATCACCACTATTGTGTGAAGGTGATGAAGCAGTTACAGAGAAACGAATGTGGTTGGAGTAGCAAACAACTGAGGGCGTTAAATGAAGCGCCAACTTTGCTATTAGTTGTGATTGTAATGTTAGCTGTCTTTAAAAATAGTTTACCTACAGATTTAACTGCTTGGGTAATTTTTGGATTAGTCATCTTGATGGCAGCAACAATTCAACTTTACGCCAGAAAGCGCCGCCTCGACCAAGAAAAATTGATGACGGAAGCAACTCAAGAGTAAGCTTTGCAAGTTGCTGAGCGGGACCGAGACTAAAAACTACTAGAAATTGTCGGCATTGCTGATTTGAAGTGTGAATTGTTGATTGTTGATTGTTGATTGGGTTTTCTTTCGCCCCTACTTCTGACTTCATGTTCATACCTTGATTCAGCAACGCCAAATTGTCTAATGTCTAAGTCCCGTTAAGTCTATTAACACATCATAGGTAGTGCGATCGCCAATAAATATATAATTAACTTTGCTTAAGTAGCTATGAGAATTATTGCCTAAATCAGAATTTAATTAAAATGGCCGAAAACCAATTAGCAAGAAATTTTGAAGCGCAAGTTAATAAATTTAAACAGCATATATATATACAATTAAACAAACCTCTAATTAGAGGAATTATCTTCGCCTTAGTTATTCGCTATGTCTGCCTACCTAATAAGTCTTCAGATTATAAATCTTTTTTAGAACCTTGGTATAACTTCATTGTAGAACATGGTGGATTTCTATCTCTTAAATATGATTTTTATGACTATACACCACCCTACATATATTGGCTAATCATTGCCTCATCATTACTAGCTTGGCTGCCCAAAGTTATCTCAATTAAGCTAATCTCCATTATTTTCGATTTTGTCTGTGCCTATTTTACTTACAAATTAGTCCGCTTGAAATATCCAGTTGGCAATATGCCAACCAAGGCTTTTTTGATAGTTCTATTTACTCCCACTGTTATATATAACAGTTCTTTATGGAGTCAATGTGATGGCATCTATACAGCTTTTTTGATTGCCTGTATTTATTATTTATCTATGCAACGAAACTCTTTAGCCTTTATCTGTTTTGGGTTAGGAGTATCTTTAAAATTACAAGCTATGTTTCTGTTGCCTTTATTATTAATAATATGGATTAAGAAAAAAGTTTCTTGGCAGCAGTTTTTATGGATTCCATTAACTTATCTAGTCTGTATTTTTCCAGCTTTTCTAGCAGGAAGACCATTATTCGATTTATTATTAATCTACTTTAACCAAAGTCAAAAGTATAAAGAATTAGCCAAGGGTGTACCAAATCTCTATCAATGGATTCCCAATCGCTATTATAGTGATGTCGTGCCGATAGGATTAATCTTTACTACTTTTGCCATACTGCTTTTAACTTATATTATATACCAAACTAAAACTAAGCTAGCTCCAGATCGTCTCCTTCATATATCGTTAATTTCGGTTTTATTAGTGCCCTATCTTCTTCCTAAAATGCATCAACGATATTTTTATCCGGCGGATATTGTTTCTATTATTTTTGGGTTTTACTTTCCGCAGTATTATTGGATACCTATTATGGTACAAATATGCTCATTACTTAGTTATTTGGGAACGCCAATCTTGATTAAAATATGCTCTCTAGCATTAGGATTTACATTGTGTTTTGTTATTCAAAAACTTCAGTCAACCCTCAATCAATCTCAGGATATTCAGATTCATGAATTTAGTTAATTTTGAGCGTTTATCTAACTATCTACAACGCCAAGTTTCTAGGTATTTAAGTGTGGGGATTATTCTGGCGGTAATTATCAGATTTTTGTGCCTA
This genomic stretch from Merismopedia glauca CCAP 1448/3 harbors:
- a CDS encoding molybdopterin molybdotransferase MoeA; translation: MLLAQLAENLIMNLVSSIDTEIVDISLSAGRILAQPLASQLDFPHWDNSAMDGYAVRFTDVETCTPEQPAILKVVETIAAGSQPQLVIHPGEAARIFTGACLPLGADTIVMQEQAQLQDEDRVAILNSPSVLGEFVRHRASFYQAGNTLLESGTLIKAPEIAILAAAQCQQLTVFRRPRVVVFSTGDELVSIGQSLQPGQIVDSNHYALMVFAAQAGAIPTYLGIVKDEEKATKNMVAQAIAKADIVLSSGGVSVGEHDYVEKVLEALGAEIHIRSVAVKPGKPLTVATFPQLPHQPIYFGLPGNPVSALVSCWRFVAPALKKLSGIKDNWKPEFIKARSQHNLRSDGKRETYLWGKLDLVAGNYEFSLAGGSQNSGNLINLAQTTGLAMLPVGKTSISQGEEVEVLKI
- a CDS encoding WD40 repeat domain-containing protein; translation: MTIDEALNIIDSALQPKHLNDTQELVFRQSWVGKSYAEMAVTCGYNEDYLKDIGSKLWKLLSQALQQEVRKSNLQVVLRRWLQSQNEAIATAISIESTDAPVEIALPTPLQDCQVDWGEAMEVYTFFGRTRELEQLEEWIINQHCRLIAVLGMGGIGKSALVIKLAEQLSASQEFKFVIWRSLRNAPRIEALLADLIQVLSGQTETEVSLPKDLGGRLTRLLHYLRQSRCLLILDNGETILQAGTRVGHYREGYEGYGELWRQVGELRHQSCLLLTSREKPQEIALLEGDTLPVKSWLLSGLNLVDGQALIQETGAIAQSPSDWEIVVQHFAGNPLALKIVAAAIEDLFGGSLSEFIAYTQQHQSSLIFDDIRHLLDRQFNRLSDLEQEVMYWLAINREFVSLYELKTDLVSSTAQRHLSETLSFLARRSLLETQMMSFTQQPVVMEYVTEKLIESITQEIITGEIDLLMSHALIKANAKDYLRDSQIRVIIEPILASLDSSHPNQVETLLNRLIKGLHEQYSHIPGYGTGNVINLLRHLGQDFTGYDFSNLAIWQANLQNLRLHHVNLENADLSKSVFSETLGGIFKIAFSHDGKLLALGDSDGEIRLWRVRDRQLVASWRGHEGVMSGMAFSPDDQMLVTASRNTIKLWVIGDEASAPRQPLGQSLRTWSEHSGWIRYVDFSPDGHLIASAGNEDRTLRIWEVETGECRHILVNPGGSVLTCTFHPTEAIVATGNGDCTTKLWDAGTGECLQTLVGQSNQIWSIAFSPDGKILATGDAGGTIKLWRVETGECYATATGHIGIIYNLDISPNGETIASAGSDSTARVWSLDTGQCLRALLGHTNSVFTLGFNPLNQTLVTGSFDRTVKFWDYQTGQCLNTWRGYSNGVCAIAILPNSTLASGYHDGLIRLWNLKTGTCIQTLAGHEDFVWTVAASPDGQFLATSGEDRLIKIWDLATGECCKVLRGHLSTVTALAFSSQFVAAVARQEAEGILVSASYDGTVKVWDLATGSCLRTLQGHLSWIWDVAFHPDGQIFASASFDHTILLWNHQQDESLQVLTDHTHWVWSVAFSPDGHNLATGSGDHTIKIWEVATGECLQSLPGHTSWVLTVAFSPDHRYLASGSADNTVKIWDLATGNCLHTLEGHVNWVWSVVFDEDSETVISGCQDETIQVWDVKTGERLRVLKGDRLYEQMNITGVTGLNQSQHHALQVLGAISPYK
- the hemJ gene encoding protoporphyrinogen oxidase HemJ codes for the protein MAYYWFKAFHIIGVVVWFAGLFYLVRLFIYHVEANEQPEPARSILKNQYEIMEKRLLNIITTPGMIVTVVMAVGLLVTNQELLHEGWLHTKLLFVAVLLFYHHYCVKVMKQLQRNECGWSSKQLRALNEAPTLLLVVIVMLAVFKNSLPTDLTAWVIFGLVILMAATIQLYARKRRLDQEKLMTEATQE